A stretch of DNA from Anopheles nili chromosome 2, idAnoNiliSN_F5_01, whole genome shotgun sequence:
ggaagaaaaaaaaatacgtttgtCAATGAAGGGTTCCATTCAAAAGTACCAAGATGCCTACCGACACAATGCATCGAAGTGGTTGCGTTCACAGCGACAAAAGCCCAAAGTCTTTGCTTGCTGGAAGGTAGGCATTACAATATTCCTGCAGATGTATAATTAAGGCTGCACCTGAATTATACGACGGTCTCAAGCTGCAGTTGCAAGCGATTCCCTCTCGAAATTAACGTACGGCTTCAGTGCGATCCATTAACCATCATCGGCCGTTTCCCTTTGGCCGTGCGCACCGGGCATGAAGGACGCTGCACCCCACTGATAACAGCCAACCCTTCGACACACCCCACATCAGCCATGGGCCACCATTCTCCCTGCATACAACCATATTCACGGGCGCAACCACAACGCCActgggaaaacaagaaaaacgaaagggCTCGGTATCTTCACCGAATGGTTGGGTCTTACGAGTGCTCAGTGCTCGCAAGCCCTTTTTCTGCGCTTCTTGCCTACATCGAGGCGGTGGTCACGTACGCCATCACCCAAGGAACAAACGTCGGACTTCAAACTGCATGTGGTACTGCAAGGTGGGTTTGTTccgacggtgtgtgtgtggaagatGGATTTCACCCCGTTTGGTTCTTCGGTAAATCACCTTCGAAAATAGCGCAAAATGCGCTTTATCAGCAGGTACGGCTTAATGGTTCGGTTGTGTGGGATATTTATGGCATGGTCTGCCTTTCCGTATCTCTACTTCACGGAGATTCAGGTTTGATTCTTTTATTCGCCAAAATGAAGGACATTGCCATCTTCAGGGAGAGTACGCCATTTTGCTCAAGAACTCTTATTGTTTATTACATGCGGGTATGCGGGCTTAATACATCTGTTGAATGATTGCACAATTATTCGTCCTTGCAGGCCATGGTCGCGTGTTATCCTGGCTCCGGCTCTCACTACGTCAAGCATGTCGACAATCCAAACCGGGACGGCCGCTGCATAACCGCCATCTACTATCTCAACCTGGACTGGGACGTTCGGGAGAGTGGAGGTTTGCTAAGGTAAGTGTCCTGTCAAGGCTTCTGGCCCCAATGCTGCACGATTGATCTCATCTCATACTTCTTTCCCCAAAGGATCTTCCCGGAAGGATGCAACGATCGCGTTGCCGACATCGAACCAATGTTCGATCGGATACTCTTCTTCTGGTCTGACCGACGGAACCCGCATGAGGTGCAGCCAGCCCATCGCACCCGGTACGCCATCACGCTCTGGTATCTGGATGCCGAGGAGCGCGAATCAGCCCGGTTACGCTACCAGCGGGATTGTGAGAGCCGGTTCAAGACGTAGATTGGATCCACTTGCCCAGCACTGTGTTTAGGCGTACCAAGTCTAAATGTGTTAAcgagtgtgtttttcctcgtctatgcgtgtgtgtgtgttgtatgtgtgcatgaaagagaaagagagagatagatcGCGAGGAAAAATGAGATAATCCGCAACATGAGCGCTCGCGAGATCGTACCAAATCGAATAATTTATTAGGAAAAATTGTTATCCAAATGTGatataagtatatatatatatatgtacgtGAGCAACTGATGTGCGGAGATTATTTTACGTAGTTTTACGTACGGAGGAAGAAGCTGAGAAAGCTAGAATATGGGCGAGAAAGCTGACAACGATGAGAACTGAACCTGCAGAAGCTTTATGAACGATCGTCGCAAGCCACTTTAATTATATTGGCAATAGTATCGGCGTGTAACCACTCTATGCAGAATGCGGTAGAGGATTCGCATAATCGTTGTGTATATTTTCTAAGAACGGGTTCTGGAGAAGGCTAGTTCGGTTTTCGTAACGATGAATCTAGACAGAGGGCGGAtttgtgcaaaacaaaacatgtacGATCGCGGTTTCATTAGCTAGTTAATTGTGGATTTTGTGTCCTAGTAACGAGTGGATGCACATTGCGCGTGCAAAACTTTAAAACAGTAGCAATATTGTAAAGAGTCTAGCACGGTGTGCAAATCAGCTTCAGGAGGCATCCCAGAGTAAACGAGCGCGTGCATCGATAGAGTGGATAAATATGAACAAAGTTTTCTGCAGAAATTTGTATACTCTACACACTACTAGATAGattcaagaaaaaataaataacagtACAACttaaatgtttgcttttacttatttttatttgttctctCGCTTAAGCTCAGCATGCTTGCTGAAATTGGCCATGATTATCGTTACAGTTCGCTCGTTAATGCGATCGTCCTATAGGCCGAACACTGGTTTAAGCGACGGACACGTAAGTCTTTAAACTCCGAGATCACCAACTCGAATCGGATCGAAAGAAATGTTAGCTCTCTCCTGGTatgatctcctgttactttAGTGCAAAAATTTCATGAAaaggtggatgtttttttcgaGGTGGTATTGAATTTTTGAGATCGTCAGCTCGCATTGGATCGAAAGAAATTTTAAGTGGTTTTGAATGTTTGAGATCGTCAACTCGGATCGAATCTTATGACATGCTACCTCTCtgctggtatgctctcctgttacatTTATTCAGCCATTTCATGAAATGTTGAATATGTTGTTTTCGAAACTGCATTGAAAGTGTGATCGTTAATCGCTTTGCGATTGTACTGCCTCCACTTCAAGAGGGAAATCAGTCCCTTAAACCTTTAATTTGCTGCACATTGTTAAAGGATCTTATTCTAGATATTCTTTGTCGTGTTCTCATCTATTTCCTAATAATCAGCTGAAGaccatagttttttttgtgggttgtAAACAAAAGTTTAcataaacaatattttattgtttttcttacgGTACATTTTACTAAGAGCTctaaggagcaaaaaaatagtttcaaaataCTGTGCGTGCAGGAAGTGCGTTTCTTTTCGTCGTTTTACGATCGCGGTTGCAGTCGTATCCAGAAACCATctcgcgcctccatcgaggaAGCCGATTCAATAAGCTTCAGCGGTTCCGCCGTGCGTTCCCCGGGTTTAAGCGTGAAACATTGCAACAATGCCACTAGCGTAGCCTTCACTACTAGCTTGACGATCGCTTGACCCGCGCATCCACGACCAATACCAAACGGAAGGAATGTATCTGAACGGGTGGCACTTGCGTCACCGCCATTGACGAAACGTTCCGGATCGAATCGCTCAGGTTCCGGATAGTAGTCCGGGTTTCGGTGCAAAGCCCAAACCGATAGGTAAAGCTTATCTCCCACCGCCAGTGGGATTGCTGTTCGGTCTCCGTTCGTGGCCGCTGGAATGGTGAACGCTTTGGTGCACTCTCGAACCAGCAGCGGATGTGGGGGCCACTTACGAAGTGTTTCGAGTACAACGGCTTCTAGGTACGGAAGTGAGCGGATTTTCTCGAACGGTGGTACACCAGTGGAGCTATCTGAGGCGTTGCCAGTACGGCGCAGCTCGTCATACAGTTTCGCTTGCACCTCTTGGTTCTGGGCGAGCTCGTACGCGGCAAAAGACAGCAAATTCAGCGTTGGCTCGAAACCTTTCGTGAAGAACGTGGCACACTGGGCGGTCAACTGTTCGTCGGACAGCTTCCGAGACTGCTGTAATCGCTCGTTCGCCTCACTGAGCAGCCGTGCCATGGATCGTGTCCCAGCCTTTGATGCTGCCTGCTGGTACTGCTGAACGAGGTAATCAAGTTCCTGCCGGTCCGTGAACTGTACGCCAATACTTCGCATCAGGCCCGGTGCCAGATAGAACGCCATCGTTTTGATCACCTGCACTGGATTCGCACCGTACGCCATACCACTGGCAACGGGACAAAACCGGTCCGATTCATCCTGGAACGTATTCAGCTCCTTGCCGAAGGCCATACCGGCGAAAACGTTGAGCGTATGCTTGAGAAAGATGGCTTTCAGCTCCAACTCCAGGTCGACGCGGGACGCAATAAACTGCACCAATGCCTTGCAGCTTTGTCGCGTTGCACCATCCAACCCTTCGAGTGTGTTCGCTCTCTGGAAGATGGGGGAGATGAAGGCGGCCAATTTGGGTGCCTTGTCGGCTCCCTTCAGCAAATGTAGTTGGCTTCCGAGAAAGCGATCCTTCTCGGCGTCTAGGAAATAACCGTAACTTTCAAAATGGTCCATCTGCGGTCGCAGCAGCTCCCGTACGAGTGCCGGATCCCGCACATATAGTGTCGGTGTCATGTAGTTGAAGAAGCCGAACAATCTGTGGAAGAACACAGGTGCAACGGTCAGAGGCATGCTAGTTGAACAACAGGATTGCACGTGACATTTACCCATGGTCGGAAAACTTCCGATAGTACTGTTCGAGTTTCTCCGCGGTCGTAAGTTTACCGCTGAGCACGTCGTCTAGATTGCCGTACAGGAAGTGGGGCTTTTCGTGTGGCACACGCAGCAACCGGAAGTAAGCACGGTGGCGAGTGAGCAGCTTGTAGGTGAAGAACCCCAGCAACGTCACGAGAATGAATGTGAACCAGTACAGGTCCTCTtggttcattttgtttgttgcggTTGGAGAGTGCTCGTACGTAAATAAACACTAACGAGAGACGCGTTTTCACCCGGACAATGGCCGTGGGCGAGCGTGGGTCACTCCGAGAGTGAACAGGTAGATATTCTCGAAAATCGTACCTGTTAGTTTCCTGTTAAAATGTACTAGCCTTAACCTACTTCGTGTAACATGCGAAAAC
This window harbors:
- the LOC128731502 gene encoding probable cytochrome P450 9f2 is translated as MNQEDLYWFTFILVTLLGFFTYKLLTRHRAYFRLLRVPHEKPHFLYGNLDDVLSGKLTTAEKLEQYYRKFSDHGLFGFFNYMTPTLYVRDPALVRELLRPQMDHFESYGYFLDAEKDRFLGSQLHLLKGADKAPKLAAFISPIFQRANTLEGLDGATRQSCKALVQFIASRVDLELELKAIFLKHTLNVFAGMAFGKELNTFQDESDRFCPVASGMAYGANPVQVIKTMAFYLAPGLMRSIGVQFTDRQELDYLVQQYQQAASKAGTRSMARLLSEANERLQQSRKLSDEQLTAQCATFFTKGFEPTLNLLSFAAYELAQNQEVQAKLYDELRRTGNASDSSTGVPPFEKIRSLPYLEAVVLETLRKWPPHPLLVRECTKAFTIPAATNGDRTAIPLAVGDKLYLSVWALHRNPDYYPEPERFDPERFVNGGDASATRSDTFLPFGIGRGCAGQAIVKLVVKATLVALLQCFTLKPGERTAEPLKLIESASSMEARDGFWIRLQPRS